Genomic segment of Paenibacillus polymyxa:
GCAAGGAAACTTCGTCTGCGTAGTTCGTTGCCATAATCTTGGCTACCCCTGCCGGGTCGGTCGTCTGTCCCAACGCCCACATCATTTTCGTCACCAGCGCTTCCGTCGTCATGTCATACCCCGGAATAACGCCCTTCTCCAGTACCTTTTGCCCCACTTCGTAAATCGTCAAATCCCCGCCCTCATAAGGACATTGAGTAGTCACGACAATACTCATACCGTCCTTCATCAGCTCCTCGATTTTGCTGATCAGGCTTCTTTCTTTAAAAGGAACGCCACCCATACCAAAGCCCTCAATGACGATACCTTTATAGCCCAAGCCCTGAATGGCATCGAAAATCGCCGGATTCGTACCCGGAATCAGCCTGAGCAGAAATACCTCCGAAGCATACCCGTCGTTGTATGGGTGACGAGTGGTACCGCGATTTGCAAATACGCCCTCCGTATAGACCACCTTACCGTTCTCCACGAGTCCGATATACGGATAGTTAATACTCTCAAAAGCATTATAGCTGCGTGTTCTGATCTTCGAGCTGCGGCTGCCGTTAATAATTTTGCCGTTAAACACGACAAAAACCCCGGCCACCTCGCCACATGCGGTCAGGAATGAGTCGATTACATTTTTTTTGGAATCGCTGTGCTCCGCCAAAATGGAAACCTGCGAACCTGTCACGACGACGGGTTTGTCTACGGTTCCCAGCATGAAGCTCAAGGCTGAAGCCGTATAAGCCATCGTATCCGTGCCGTGTGCAATGACAATACCGTCGTATTGATCGAGCGAACGATGTACCATCCGGGCGATAGAAGCCCAATCCTCAGGTTGTGTATTTGTGCTATCAATGCTCATCAGATTGTGGGCATCAATCTCGCAAATCTCCTTCAGCTCCGGAATTTCCGCCAAAATATTTTCAGCCGATTGGGTCGGTGTCAGGCCGTTTTCCTGATAGGAGGAAGAAATGGTCCCTCCGGTATTAATGAACAAAACCTTTTTCATATGCCAATGTTCCTTCCCGATTACATCTTCACTGTATTGTTCTTAGAATTTATCATGAATAAGTGTGATAAGCTACTTTGTAATGGAAAAGAATTGGTGATATGGGGGCCAAAAAAGCACGACAAACAAGCGCGGGCTTTCCTTCCTCCTGCGACTTGTCTAACGTGCTTTTTACTATAGGTGCAATACTCTACAGCGCTGCACATACCTATAGCCCATCTACGTACTTCTTATGGGGATACAGGCTGCTCCTGTGGCGCTCTCTGTACCAACGCTTTGCCCAGAAACTGCCGTGTCCGTTCTTCCTTCGGATTGGTGAAAAACTGCTCGACGGGTCCCTGCTCCACGATCACGCCATGCTCCATTAGTACAACCCGATCCGCTACATCTCTCGCAAAACCAAGCTCATGTGTGACAATAATCATCGTATTGCCTTCACTCGCCACCTTTTGAATCACGGACAGCACTTCATCCACCAATTCAGGATCAAGTGAGGATGTCGGTTCATCGAACAACAACACCTGTGGATTTAGTGCTAAAGCACGGGCAATCGCAACTCGCTGCTGCTGTCCACCCGAAAGCTGGGCAGGATAATAAGTCATACGATCCTTTAACCCGACCTTTTCCAGAATGCCTTCACTGATCTCTCTCGCCTGCTTACGATCCAGCTTTTTCACACTGGTCAGACCAATCATCACATTGTGGAGTGCATTCAAATTTTTA
This window contains:
- a CDS encoding asparaginase, whose protein sequence is MKKVLFINTGGTISSSYQENGLTPTQSAENILAEIPELKEICEIDAHNLMSIDSTNTQPEDWASIARMVHRSLDQYDGIVIAHGTDTMAYTASALSFMLGTVDKPVVVTGSQVSILAEHSDSKKNVIDSFLTACGEVAGVFVVFNGKIINGSRSSKIRTRSYNAFESINYPYIGLVENGKVVYTEGVFANRGTTRHPYNDGYASEVFLLRLIPGTNPAIFDAIQGLGYKGIVIEGFGMGGVPFKERSLISKIEELMKDGMSIVVTTQCPYEGGDLTIYEVGQKVLEKGVIPGYDMTTEALVTKMMWALGQTTDPAGVAKIMATNYADEVSLPADTASL
- a CDS encoding amino acid ABC transporter ATP-binding protein, whose amino-acid sequence is MIQLHQIHKHFGQHHVLKGIDLTVGKGEVVVILGPSGSGKSTLLRSINFLEQPTSGVIEIDGVKVDAAKAGKKDILGLRMATAMVFQQYQLFKNLNALHNVMIGLTSVKKLDRKQAREISEGILEKVGLKDRMTYYPAQLSGGQQQRVAIARALALNPQVLLFDEPTSSLDPELVDEVLSVIQKVASEGNTMIIVTHELGFARDVADRVVLMEHGVIVEQGPVEQFFTNPKEERTRQFLGKALVQRAPQEQPVSP